The following are encoded together in the Lathyrus oleraceus cultivar Zhongwan6 chromosome 3, CAAS_Psat_ZW6_1.0, whole genome shotgun sequence genome:
- the LOC127130588 gene encoding uncharacterized protein LOC127130588, with amino-acid sequence MKEKKMDSIQRVKPIFSYIYPYSGSSQYQGYSDFRGNLQQAIGTHMDNTMSYSFGSPTGSYGGMHMPNTPSPPPSFVMPMSNPPLTIQQLRMNNYLGGNQVVVPPILQRPNTVELELFGHANQTPPFGEDTEGSFNAQFLSHDLPIETRDFIRESQFLREVNVSSLSTKSTVEELDLNLRL; translated from the coding sequence ATGAAGGAGAAGAAAATGGATTCCATCCAAAGGGTTAAACCTATTTTTTCATACATTTATCCTTATTCAGGTTCTAGTCAGTATCAAGGGTATTCTGATTTTCGTGGCAACTTGCAACAAGCAATTGGTACTCACATGGATAATACCATGTCTTATTCGTTTGGTTCTCCAACTGGTAGCTATGGAGGGATGCATATGCCAAATACACCCTCCCCACCACCTTCATTTGTTATGCCAATGTCAAATCCACCCCTCACAATACAACAACTTAGGATGAATAATTATTTAGGTGGCAATCAAGTTGTTGTGCCGCCAATTCTTCAAAGACCAAATACTGTAGAGTTAGAACTTTTTGGTCATGCTAATCAAACCCCTCCATTCGGTGAGGATACAGAAGGAAGTTTCAATGCTCAATTTCTGTCTCACGATCTTCCAATAGAAACACGTGATTTTATTAGAGAAAGTCAATTTCTTAGAGAGGTCAATGTGTCTTCTTTATCAACTAAATCCACAGTGGAGGAACTCGATTTAAATCTAAGACTTTAA